One Dokdonia sp. Dokd-P16 genomic window carries:
- a CDS encoding TM2 domain-containing protein: MNKHFLMSKMKSSGTAYLCFFLFGCQYAYLGKWGLQFLYWFTLGGVGIWAFIDLFHIPTKISNHNMILSSQIESIERRETEESHSRNIAMMAAATGNRNAIN; encoded by the coding sequence ATGAATAAACATTTTTTAATGTCAAAAATGAAATCGTCAGGAACTGCCTATTTGTGTTTCTTCCTTTTCGGTTGTCAATATGCCTACTTAGGTAAATGGGGGCTGCAATTTTTATATTGGTTTACCCTAGGAGGAGTCGGTATATGGGCATTTATAGATTTATTTCATATTCCAACCAAAATCAGTAATCATAATATGATACTATCGAGTCAAATTGAAAGTATTGAAAGAAGAGAGACGGAAGAATCTCATTCAAGAAATATTGCAATGATGGCTGCTGCTACTGGGAATAGAAACGCAATCAACTAA